Proteins from one Algicella marina genomic window:
- the rpsM gene encoding 30S ribosomal protein S13 → MARIAGVNIPTGKRVHIALTYIHGIGRSSAVEICESVGIDLSRRVNELSDAEVLKVREYIDENLMVEGDLRREKSMNIKRLMDLGCYRGLRHRRGLPVRGQRTHTNARTRKGPAKAIAGKKK, encoded by the coding sequence TTGGCACGTATCGCTGGCGTGAACATTCCCACCGGGAAGCGGGTTCACATTGCTTTGACATATATTCATGGAATCGGCCGCAGCTCTGCTGTCGAAATCTGCGAGAGCGTCGGCATCGACCTCTCCCGCCGTGTGAACGAACTTTCCGATGCGGAAGTTCTGAAAGTTCGCGAATACATCGACGAGAACCTGATGGTGGAAGGCGACCTGCGTCGCGAGAAATCCATGAACATCAAGCGTCTGATGGACCTCGGCTGCTACCGTGGCCTGCGCCACCGTCGTGGCTTGCCCGTGCGCGGTCAGCGCACGCACACCAACGCCCGTACACGCAAAGGCCCCGCAAAGGCCATTGCCGGCAAAAAGAAATAA
- the rpsK gene encoding 30S ribosomal protein S11, which produces MAREKIRVKKKVKKNISTGVAHVNASFNNTKILIADAQGNAISWSSAGTMGFKGSRKSTPYAAQMAAEDAGKKAQEHGVRTLEVEVQGPGSGRESALRALSAVGFTITAIRDVTPIAHNGCRPPKRRRV; this is translated from the coding sequence ATGGCACGTGAAAAAATCCGCGTAAAGAAGAAGGTCAAGAAGAATATCTCGACCGGTGTTGCGCACGTCAACGCCAGCTTCAACAACACCAAGATCCTGATCGCCGATGCGCAGGGCAATGCCATTTCCTGGTCGTCCGCCGGTACGATGGGCTTCAAGGGTTCGCGCAAGTCGACCCCTTACGCAGCCCAGATGGCCGCAGAGGATGCGGGCAAGAAGGCTCAGGAACATGGCGTCCGTACGCTGGAAGTGGAAGTCCAAGGGCCGGGCTCCGGCCGTGAGAGCGCACTGCGTGCTCTCTCCGCTGTGGGTTTCACAATCACCGCGATCCGTGATGTGACTCCGATCGCGCACAATGGTTGCCGCCCGCCGAAACGCCGCCGCGTTTGA
- a CDS encoding DNA-directed RNA polymerase subunit alpha, with amino-acid sequence MIHKNWQELIRPTALDIRPGADAMRQATAVAEPLERGFGLTLGNALRRVLMSSLQGAAITSVQIDNVLHEFSSVEGVREDVTDIVLNLKGVAVAMEVEGPKRLSISKTGPGVVLAGDISESNGIEILNKDHVICHLDDGASLYMELTVANGKGYVAADKSRPEDAPIGLISVDALFSPVVKVSYKVEPTREGQVLDYDKLTLNVETNGAISPEDAIAYAARILQDQLGVFVNFDEPEAAGRADEDDDLEFNPLLLKKVDELELSVRSANCLKNDNIVYIGDLIQKTEAEMLRTPNFGRKSLNEIKEVLSGMSLHLGMDIVDWPPDNIEELAKKYEDHF; translated from the coding sequence ATGATCCACAAGAACTGGCAAGAACTTATTCGGCCGACTGCACTGGACATTCGTCCGGGTGCGGACGCCATGCGGCAGGCAACTGCCGTGGCTGAACCGTTGGAGCGTGGCTTCGGCCTGACGCTCGGCAACGCGCTACGACGTGTCCTGATGAGCTCGCTGCAGGGCGCTGCCATCACATCCGTCCAGATCGACAACGTTTTGCACGAATTCTCCTCCGTGGAGGGGGTGCGTGAAGATGTTACCGATATCGTTCTGAACCTAAAGGGCGTGGCCGTTGCGATGGAAGTTGAAGGACCGAAGCGTCTTTCGATCTCCAAGACAGGCCCGGGCGTCGTTTTGGCAGGAGATATTTCGGAGTCGAACGGCATCGAAATCCTCAACAAAGACCATGTCATCTGCCATCTTGACGACGGCGCATCCCTTTACATGGAACTGACGGTCGCGAACGGAAAAGGTTACGTTGCCGCTGACAAGAGCCGCCCGGAAGACGCGCCCATCGGCCTGATTTCTGTCGATGCCCTGTTCTCGCCCGTGGTCAAGGTTTCCTACAAGGTGGAACCGACACGCGAAGGCCAGGTCCTCGATTACGACAAGCTGACGCTGAATGTCGAGACCAACGGTGCGATCTCTCCCGAGGATGCCATCGCCTATGCGGCGCGCATTCTTCAGGACCAGCTTGGCGTCTTCGTCAACTTCGATGAGCCGGAAGCGGCTGGTCGGGCGGATGAGGATGACGATCTGGAGTTCAACCCGCTCCTGCTCAAGAAAGTGGACGAGTTGGAACTTTCCGTTCGTTCCGCGAACTGCCTGAAGAACGACAACATCGTCTATATCGGGGACCTGATCCAGAAAACGGAAGCGGAAATGCTGCGCACTCCGAACTTTGGACGCAAGTCGCTGAACGAGATCAAGGAAGTGCTCTCTGGC